TTGTCCGTTGAAACCCTAGTATTCCGACCCCCACGATATTGGCGTGCACGAGAAAAAATACAAAAAAAGGTGAAACCATCGCGCTTTCCCGAATGGAAGTACTCACCTGATCCCTCCTGGTTATTCATTACTCACCTGTTTGCTCCAGCTTGATCGAAGCAGTCACTGCGATTTTCATTTGTGGATAAATCTTTTTGAAGTGGGAGTAGTTCCATGAAACGCTTCGACTGCGAACCAAATCACCAAATCCAACCGGATCAACTTCAAGTTTCTGCAAATGCTTCACAAAGCTCGTCGCCTCTTTTTGCAGGTACGCGGAAAGTTCTTTTTCCATTTGATGGAGGACTTGTGGATTGGATAATTGCAGCCACTTTGAATAATCTTTGATTTGTCCATTTACCGTGAGCTTTACCATGATGCTGGGAACAGGCTCTGTCGTATTGACATCGAAGGCGGCATGGGAATGCAGATTTTTCAAAAGTCCGGATTCTTTTCGATTGTTGATCGTCACCTCAAATGGAATCTGACCACTCTTGGCTTTTTCGACCATGATTTTGAGTAAAAAGCTTTCTTTTGAATGGATGCGATGCACGAATTTGTCATCTCGGAAAAGCGCGAGACCATCCAGCTTCACTCTGTCATTATGCATCACGAAATAGGGAAGGTAAGGATCGCGACCCTCACCATAAAAATTAAACAAGAAAATATGCAAGTTGGTCTTGGGCAAATTCAACGTTTTGATATTCTGAGCGACGCTATCGGAGATGAAAAAAGGAATTTGCATATGGCGAATGCCTTTCAAAATCGTCATTGCCTTTGGTTCTGCAACAGCGAGTTGAAGGCGAAAACCAATAGCTGGATCGCGGCAAAGCGTATGCACCAGCGTTTCCACTCCGTTTTCTGCATATTTCCTCCCAACTATAACGGAGCGCAATTGCCCAAGCTCCACTTGAGAAGGCGTGATGGCATTAAAATCAGGGAGGATCGTAAATAAATTCGAGCTTTTCGTTTCCAATAGCTCTATCTGAGTCTTTTCCTTTCCGTATATGTGAGTAATGGCTGCCCCTTTTATTTTTTGGTCTTCGAGATCGAGACCCAGTGAATGAATCAATTGTACTTCGCTGACAATTCGAGTCGAAGAGCAGCCAGCCAAGATCACTATCAATAGCACCACTGTCCATTTCCTTTTTGCAAGCATGGTTTCCTCGATGGCTCCTTCTTCTATTCATCAATGTCTCTTTTTTGAGTCGCCTTGTCAGGATCGTACCTCCATTGTGAGATGACGCGCATAACAGCAGACCTTTTGGCTGTGTGGCTGTAGGAAGAGCGAATGAAGCTGTCCGCGAAGCTGCGTCTGCGAAAAGGGTAAAGCGGAGCCAGATAAGGTGTTCCCAACGATTTGAGTTGAAGCAGATGAGTCAGCATGAACATTAAACCGATGGCAATTCCAAGCCCGCCCCAAATTCCAGCCAAAACAATGAGCGGGAAGCGCAGAAAACGGATCGTGTTTGACATTTTATAGATGGGGGTGGTAAAAGAGGCAAGTGCCGATAGAGCTACGATGATTAGCAAAATATTACTGGTCAAGGCTGCTTCTACTGATGCTTGTCCAATGACGATTCCACCTACGATGCCAAGAGTTTGTCCGACCTTTGTCGGGAGCCTTGCACCTGCTTCTCGCAAGAATTCGATCGTCAGCTCCAAGAAAAGCACTTCCAAGACGGGAGGAAAAGGGACGTACTTCCTCGATAAAATGATCGGAGCCAGCATGTCTTGCGGGATCATTTCCAAGTGAAAGGTGAGAACCGCCGTATAGGCAGGAGTCATCAAGATCGAAAAAAGCACTCCGAAAATGCGAATCAACCGAAATAAGGATGATAAGATCCACGGTAAATAATAATCCTCGGGAGAAATGAAGAAATCAAAGATGGTTGTTGGACCTGTAATGACATACGGGGAAGCGTCGGAAATAATCACGATTTGCCCGAGAGTTAACGCATAAATGACCCGGTCAATCCTTTCCGTAGACAGGAACAATGGAAAAGGCGTATTCGAATTGTCACTCATGATCTGATCGAGCTGTGATGAATCAAAAATAATATCGAAGTCGATGGAGTGCAGTCTTTGCTCAACGGTTTCAATGTGCTGAGGATTGGTAATGCCAGACAAATAGACAATGGCGATACGCGTATGAGAGAGTGTTCCTAAGGTCAGCTCTCGAACGATTAATTTGGGAGTGCTGATTTGTTGACGGATGAGATGCAGGTTGATATCGATATTTTCAACAAAGCCAACCTTTGGTCCAACGACACTAAACTCGTTTTCCGTGTCGTTGTCCGTTCTCAATCCTTCAGTCGGATTGGACAGATTGATCAAGGCGAAAAACTGCCAATTGTCTTTTGCCTGTATAGCAGCGTAGCCCGTCATGATTTTGGAGACGACCAGCTGTATGTCGTCTGTATAAATAATATCCTCCACATGGACGAAGCGGGAAAAATGGCGCAGTTCCGTGAGCGATTCATTTGCTTCTATGCGTTCTTGATAGGGACGCAAGAGATTTTTTTGCAGCAGCTCTGTTTTTATCAACGTTTGATAGTACGAAATGACAAAAGGACTTTCCTCGTTCAGTAGGGCGTAATGTTTAAAATCATTCGAGTCTTGTGCGATGGAAAGAAACTCATTCCATTCCGTTATCATGTCGGTTTCGCTCCATAAGCTGTTGATCATTTGTGTTTTACTATGTCCGGTTCACAGTGGAATTATTATCTAGGAAATAGAATGATTTCCTAGAGGGAGGGGAACAATCAATCAAAGAACGAAGTGTGAAGAGAAATGGAAATTGAGGGGTTCATATGCTGGAAGTTAACTGTGATACATCATCGCTGAAGGCGGAATTGCTGCAAGAGCTGAGGGGAATATCCGTTACGTTGGATGAGAGCATACATGCGCTAAAAAATGAAAACGAATGTGTACTCGGGACGTTTGACCAAATACGGACGAAGTTTAGCCGACTCGAAACAGTAGCAGCCTCCTTTTATTTGCAATGCTATCTCTCACCCTATACGGAAAAATATCTGGATTTATCCAAGGCCGTGCAGCACTTGGCCAAAAGGCGCCAAGGAGCATTGATTGTCGTTGAACGTGAGGACCCGCTAGATCTGCTGCTGCAAGCAGGCATACCGATTGGGGCCACGATGAGTCATTCCTTGCTGGAGTCGATTTTTTATCCTGGCAGCCCTTTGCATGATGGGGCCGTCCTGATTCGGGAAAATCATATCGTTTCCGCGGCCAATGTCCTGCCATTATCTCAAGTTGTGGTAGGGGAAAAAAAGCTGGGAACCAGACATCGTGCTGCGTTGGGCTTGAGTGAAAAAAGCGATGCACTGATCGTTGTTGTTTCCGAGGAAACGGGGAAAGCGTCCTTTGCCATGCAGGGACACATGTATCCGATTATCTCTCCTTCATGAAAGCGCTCCGCGAAAAGCCGTTGAATCCGAGAAAAAAAGAGGCTGGATTTGTCATGGTGATGATGAAATCCAGCCTCTCGCTATGTCATTCTCAGGAGAATCAAGCCCAATTTCCGTTGCGGAAGAGTGGTTCACGCTTGCCGTCAGCTGTTTCTCCATCAATGTTCATTTCGGCGGAGCCGATCATGAAATCGACGTGAGTGAGGCTGATATTGATACCGCGGCTAGCCAGTTCTTCATTACTCATGTCAGCGCCACCTTCGATATTCACACTATACGCGTTCCCGATCGCCAAGTGGTTGGACGCATTTTCATCAAAGAGCGTGTTATAGAAAATGATATTTGATTGCGAGATAGGGGAAAGATGAGGAACCAGCGCCACCTCGCCCAAATAATGCGAGCCTTCATCTGTTTCAATTAATTGTTTCAGGGACTCTTCTCCCTTTTCAGCAGTTGCCGAGACAATTCTGCCTTTTTCAAACGTCAGCGTAAAGTTCT
This genomic stretch from Brevibacillus brevis harbors:
- a CDS encoding Ger(x)C family spore germination protein, translated to MLLIVILAGCSSTRIVSEVQLIHSLGLDLEDQKIKGAAITHIYGKEKTQIELLETKSSNLFTILPDFNAITPSQVELGQLRSVIVGRKYAENGVETLVHTLCRDPAIGFRLQLAVAEPKAMTILKGIRHMQIPFFISDSVAQNIKTLNLPKTNLHIFLFNFYGEGRDPYLPYFVMHNDRVKLDGLALFRDDKFVHRIHSKESFLLKIMVEKAKSGQIPFEVTINNRKESGLLKNLHSHAAFDVNTTEPVPSIMVKLTVNGQIKDYSKWLQLSNPQVLHQMEKELSAYLQKEATSFVKHLQKLEVDPVGFGDLVRSRSVSWNYSHFKKIYPQMKIAVTASIKLEQTGE
- a CDS encoding spore germination protein, whose amino-acid sequence is MITEWNEFLSIAQDSNDFKHYALLNEESPFVISYYQTLIKTELLQKNLLRPYQERIEANESLTELRHFSRFVHVEDIIYTDDIQLVVSKIMTGYAAIQAKDNWQFFALINLSNPTEGLRTDNDTENEFSVVGPKVGFVENIDINLHLIRQQISTPKLIVRELTLGTLSHTRIAIVYLSGITNPQHIETVEQRLHSIDFDIIFDSSQLDQIMSDNSNTPFPLFLSTERIDRVIYALTLGQIVIISDASPYVITGPTTIFDFFISPEDYYLPWILSSLFRLIRIFGVLFSILMTPAYTAVLTFHLEMIPQDMLAPIILSRKYVPFPPVLEVLFLELTIEFLREAGARLPTKVGQTLGIVGGIVIGQASVEAALTSNILLIIVALSALASFTTPIYKMSNTIRFLRFPLIVLAGIWGGLGIAIGLMFMLTHLLQLKSLGTPYLAPLYPFRRRSFADSFIRSSYSHTAKRSAVMRVISQWRYDPDKATQKRDIDE
- the cdaS gene encoding sporulation-specific diadenylate cyclase CdaS codes for the protein MLEVNCDTSSLKAELLQELRGISVTLDESIHALKNENECVLGTFDQIRTKFSRLETVAASFYLQCYLSPYTEKYLDLSKAVQHLAKRRQGALIVVEREDPLDLLLQAGIPIGATMSHSLLESIFYPGSPLHDGAVLIRENHIVSAANVLPLSQVVVGEKKLGTRHRAALGLSEKSDALIVVVSEETGKASFAMQGHMYPIISPS